gctgttttatttacagcttaGACTGTGCTTTTTGGAAATGGGGTTGTAGATAGATAAGATCAAACAGAACACTAGATGGCAGACAGAAGTTGGTGTTGGTTCTGCTGGGTGGTGCAGTCCACGCCTTTGACGTAGCTGTTCTGCTCATTTTGTCCTCGTGCTGCTGCGATGAAGTAAAAAACagtgtttgatttaaaaataaataaataacttagaTAGTTTAGATTCTATCTAGTGTTTAATAGAGATACACGAGGTTTCTTGTCGTTTACCAGGGGTTTGGACCCTGCTGCCCCGCGGCCACCCTCCCTAGCCCCGCGTGCCACGCCCGGCAGAGCTGAGTCACACTGTAAGCGGACACCATCAAAGTTTCTGTCCTCCCAGACGGAGCTGCGAGTTCAAACCCAGAGAAGCaaaggagcagagcagctgaaaacaCCATGAAGTCGGTTCTGAGGTTcgcttttgttctgtttctggtCTCCGGAACTTTAACTCAGGACGGTAAGCTTCTTTCCCGAACTtcgtaaagtgtgtgtgtgtgtgatttagtGCGCGTTATTTTAAGGCGACGCATGAAATCTAATCATAGTTGAGACTGTAACGTTGGTCGGTTCGGTGTTTACTCCTTTTCTAAGGCAGGAATGTGGACTTTCTGGTTCCGTCCCACTTTCCACCATGCTGCTGTTTTATCTTCTATTCaatacaactttatttgtacGGCGTTTTAAAAGTTACAGTTTATTATAGTTCGACAAATCCATTATgcgatccacattagtccagtttataatcaCTTCAATTCAGTTGATTTGCTAATCCATCCTGGGTTGCACGAggcgacagtggagaggaaaacctcctttTTTAAACCAACAAAAGCAGTCTTATATTTATACATGGAGGTAAAGAAAGcaatgcatcatgggatgtccctcAGCAGCTAATGTTGGAGGATCTGAGTGTCAGACCTGCTATGTTATTACACCTTTCTGCAGGTGTGTGTTCACACTGCTGAGATCTGCAGGACTTTCCTTCTTTTAGGAATACAGTGAAATATTTACCAGAGGAAAAAAGGACTGGGTCAATATATTAATAAGATCAGTTGATGACGCTTTTATTTTCCTGTCATGTGAAAAAGGAAGGAATTAAAATCAAATACACTGATAAGTCTGCAGCCTTTTAACAGTAAGGTTTTAAATTACTGACAGATCTACTTTGTCACTTTTCTCCatctacttcctgtttcctgataataaaaacaggaagtacAAACTAAGTAGATCTGCTCTGTGTGATCAGGTTTATTGAGATGCTCCCTGAGAGGAAAATGAAGTGATCTTTTCAGATTGAAGCAGCGGAGCTGCAGCCTCTGAAAGTCTGTCCTCCACCTTCCTGTGTGGTGGAGGAGTGAGTAATGGAGCTGCTCGTGTGTCAGTCAGTGCTGCCATGGTAACCAGTAAACAAACTCTCTGACTTCCTGCAACACTGCAGTGCAGCACATGTTTCTGCTGATAAGTAAAACTGTTAATGGTATTCTCCTCCTGCAGAATTCGACCTGTCAGATGCTCTGGGGGATCCGGGTGAgcttctgagacattttaccgGCATCATTTCTTTGTACGTTCACGTGGAAGGAGACACATTAACATCTTCTTGTCTCTACAGAACCAAGCACTGCAAAGCCCAAAGAGCAGCCGAAGGCCCCGGGGAAACCGAACTCTGGAGGTTTGTATCCTCTCACTTGTTgctgagtgtgtttgttttgttgacatCAAATTCcagatttctttctctgtgaGGACTTCTCAAAGAGAAATTCtgccaaattaaattaaaaattgaagTTTTTCTTCCATGTAATGAGTTTTCTAGAAATGCGGTTTCACGCTGATCCAGTTAAAGTATCTGGAAATAATCTGGAAAGCATCAGGATGTGCTAAAATAAGCTAAAATATGTCCAGGGGTTTTGAAGGAAAGCCCATCATGGCTTCTTCTTAGATGGGTTTCATCCCATTACATGAAATGTTCTGCTGGTTTTCCAGAACATTTGAGTCCCATGAGTTTTACATCAGTGTGGCATTAGAGGGTGGTCTCTGTGTACTGATCCATGTTCGTCTCTCTTCCAGGCGAGCTAGACCTCAGTGATGCGTTTGGACCAGGTAAATACATGCTGCAGCTCTGACCTGAAACTCAAATATTGCTTCTTATTTCAGATCAAATTCAGTCTAGTTTTCTACTAAATCTGCTCAATGTGTCTAACAACATTAATACTAGGGATGCATTGATACAGCATTTTTCCAATCAAATAtaagtacttacatttgagtactttCCTATACCGAATACCGATATGAATTCTAATAAATCTGTTACAGTTTACTGGTAaggagtggttaattgtgtgaaatACCACATgagtcatcctgcagccatcctgTAAATGTAAGGCTGtcagaaacttaaaaaataagaaggataaagtttttttttttatggatttggTTTACTGATTTAACAAAGCACCTActtgcccaaaatcagcttttcttgcAGAGATAACGCCAAATTCAGACTTTTAATACGACACGAGTAAgaattttgtgtttatgtgttaatacattaaaacaaacccaGTTCATTTCAGAAATTAATCTCCTTATTAACACATTGATTTCGACAGCCctagttttttttacattcgcATCGGGTTCAAGTAAAGATACCTGGTACTGGTATCTGTACTGGTGCATCCCTAATTGTGATGGCTGAAGACTCTGGACAAGTCACAGTTCTGGTTTTGTTGGACTTTACTTTTGGCCATTGACAGTGTTGATCCCAGCATCTTTTTTAATGGGATTTATTGTGGATTTTAGAGTGCTATGATTTCAGCGTGGACAGAATTTAACAGTGAAACTGGAATCAGTTCTAAAACATTGAATATCTTGGAATTTGCTCCTATGTGGAGGAAATCTGCTTTCCCTGTCAATTGAAGAGTTTTTCACTGTCTgaaccaaacaaaaagaaaaaactagatAAAAGTCAAATGTATTTTGACCTCTGAAGGCCCCAGCTGAGTCAACCCAGACAaatttaaatgttgtgtttgacAGGTTGAAGTCTTTATACTCTTTTATCCGTTGGAAATTGAGGTCATatagtaaaacacaaaattcaagggataaaaattcattttaaaacttaaaaaaaaacaaacaatatcaCTTAACATAAATTAGGTGATGTGAGAGACTACAGACCTGTGGAGTCCCTCAGGGTTCTGTTCTGGGCCCACTACTGTTGTTGTATATTCTGTCCTTTGGACAGATTATAAAccagttctgttttatttcatagcAGATTTATGCTTATTTGCTTGTGTTGATTTAGACAGAACGTTTAACCTCGGTCCAGTTGACCTTGATAACTTTAGGTATTGCTTTAGATTCCAAACAGCTGGTACAGAATAATGTTTTCCACCCGGTACCTGATCAAGCTGGTATCAAAATCTGAATTGGAGATGATTATCCAGGTTTTCATTTCATCTCATTTTAGAAGATTTACTGAAGTGGCATCTCACTGAAGTTTAATGTCTTGTTATTTTTGCAGACGACCCTCCAACCAAAAAACCCAAGAAACCAAGTTCTGGTGATTTCGGTAGGTTgtatttgtttgatttgagCTAATCAGAACATGAGTTTCACATGTTCAGTGTATTAACAAGGCCAAATGTCTTCTAGGTGGTCCAGATGAATTTGATCTGTCAGATGCCCTCAAACCAGGTGAGGAAGACTTTATTGAAAGACTTGCTTACTGTCCCACATTTGTGTCCAGTTCTGTTGACATCTTTCACTTCTTTAGCGATGCTGAtagtgtgcttgtgtgtgcagACCCCAACCCGAAACCTGACAAACCTGCAGACAAACCAACAAGGAGTGGAGGAGGTGAGTCCACTGAAGGCCTGACTGGTGCAGGAGTTGTTTCATCTGCAGACTGATGTCGGTCTGTACCTGACATTAAAGTAGTCGTGTGACACCACAGGAGTCTCTTAGCTTATTATGCTCATCTTTCTCTAACAGAACATTTTCTGACACTTTTTCTGAAGAATAATTTTACTTCCTCAGTGGTTCAGCTCAGTTGTGGTGCACCGCAGGGCTCAGTCCTTGGTCCACTTCTGTCCTCTGTCTACCTCTTGGCCTCTATAAGTTCCATTTTTATGCCGATGACACTCAGCTACACATGTCGATAAAACTCAAAGCAGCCCTGTGAGTCTGTGGACTGCTTGTCTTTCTGATATTAAATCCTGGATGCCCCAAAATGTTCTTAAGTTTTCTGAAGGTTTGGTTCCCCAAAGTCTGTCATTTTGGTTGTTGTCTGTTCTCACCTTGACTACTTTAACTCATTGTACTCAGGTATGAGTCAGGGCTCCTTCTGTTGACTAATTCAGACTTATTGACCTGGAATGTGTCCTTCTGACCACTATGATTTTTTAACTATCCGTAGGTCACAGTTTGTGATAAAGGGAGATAGGCCTTTTTACACCAGAGCCCTCCCACATGGACCTCTTTGCCTGCTGTACTCAGTCAACATCTGTTGATatctttaaatccatccatatACCTTTCCTTTTACAGAGGGGCTTGATGTATTTATTACATATTCTGTTGCTGCGAATCTGGCTGCCTTGTCCATTTTTTGTGGCTGAGAGCTTTGAAACTTTGTTGAAAAGGGTTGCTACAcagattaaatatattattgttgtgtttgttgttacTGTTACCTTTACCAGATAGCTTTTTTaactttctgattttatttacaatgCAAATCCCCCCAAATTAGGGACgctgtgtaagatgtaaataaaaacagaatgagtCAGTTAAACCCATATTTTTTCCCATTAGAATGTAAACAATGTacctgagaggctctgcctctttgaaatgctcctttatacttaaatgtattattgacccgttgccaattaacctaattgGTCGTCAAATGCTCCTGCAGttgttacttttccagccttttgttgcttgtATTCCAACTTTTAACACGTATCGCTGCCGTCTAATTCAAAATGAGATAccattttccatgaaatggtaaaatgtctcagtttcaacatcagatatgttgtttatgttctactgggaataaaatatgcattggagttttattatattattatttatttatttattatattattagtattattatattGCCATTTCAAGGAGTTTCACTGTTATTTAGTTCTGTGCTGCTGAACTAAGTGCCATataattaaaagttttattatcattatagaTTATCTCATAAATCATCCGTTAACAGGACCTCAGTGGGGTTAGCATCAATGTTTGCACAGTAGAGACCTGGACTGTCAGTAAAAGTCCATAACTGTGTCTTTAAATGGGGGAAAAGCAGTTTCTGGTGTTTCTCCTTCTCtaataatctgaatgaaaacttTCCCTGTGAAAGCTTGGAGGAATGAAAATAATCACTCTgaaccccccaaaaaactgaTAACATGACCTTTTCCTGAGGGGGAGATGTTGTGGCACTGGAAGCAGTTCTGGTGTAGAGGGTGATGGAGATAGATCACCAGGGCCTGATGGGAGTCTGAATGTTATTGTGTTGGTGGCTTCTTCCAGGTGGTGGAAGTTTTGGTGACTCAGACCTGTTGGATGTTGCTGACAGCGGCTACAAGCCTGATGGAGGTCGCTCAGGAGGTaagacttctgtttttatttattttattttttagtaatCTGACTGCATTTcttcaaatacaaacaaacagagcAGTTCCCACGTTTAAGGAGATAAGAATGTTATGTTTTGAGAGCAAGAGTCACTTCAAATAAAACAACCAGATGCATGTCAGGCCCAACAACACCCTCAGACAGAGGCTGCTTCAGAGCATTTTCCATGAATAGCTGTTTCATCCATGTttcaccttttaaaaaaatcaacaatgttcatttttctcagcaatgtctgcagcagcttcccTTTCAGAACTTTCTCTGTCCATTTTCACATCCATGGAGCTTTGGTGCACGCATCTTTAGCGGTGCAGCAGTAAAAAAGTTCCCCCTCAAACACTTTTTTCACTGCATTATGTTcctaatattttttaaaacaacaaatccatttcataacaacaaaaaaaccgtTTTCATTATGAAGCAGTAGACTGCTCCGCACTAGTTCAGACCCAACACCTTcagacagaggcttcttcacccaaaagacaaaaaaaacccccccaaaaaaaaacacatttatacaaGAAAAACTTCTCAAACACACCATACAGGAGATCAGATCCTGATGCTGATCAGATGGAGGTCCACCTGCATCCACATCTTTTCCCCGAGCTTCTCATATGTCAGACTTCATATTTCAGGAAGCAGCAGCCAGACATTTCATGACTGCTCGGTTAAGATGTGGTTAAACTTTGTTCAGGACTCCTCAGTTCACTGTTAGTCAGAAATACTTCAGAGTAAAACTCTTCCTTTTAAAGCATCCACAATGGATTTTGGCAAAATCagttgcatatttatttttaacaagcaGAATCTGTGGTTACGTCCTCTCCTCATGACACGCACCAGATCAGGAATGTTAATGTGTTTCTTTCTCTCAAAATGGATTCAGCTTCAGAAAAAACCAAAGCAGCTcgattaaatgattaaaataaactaatttaaagtTCTTCTGACATTTTGAGTGAAGCTTTTAGTCATCACAAGATGGATTCAGTCAGTTTTCTCAGACGATGTCTCTCTGTTAGTTCTGTTCAGGCACAACATGGAATCCATTAGCTGCTCCTACCAAACAAAAGGGTGGGGAATAAAAATCCACAGGACTCGGACTTGAATCAGAACCACATGTTTGGATTTCATCCTGCAGGATGGAGTtatgatgcagcagctgcagcttcctGCTCTTCGATGCTCTTCTGCTAACAGTTTTAATTCTCATGTTTGGAAGGAAAAACTTCCCAGAGTCTAACTGGAaccttttccttctttctccaGGCCGTGCACAAGATCCTGCTCCTGATCATCAGGGTATGTTTTCATGCTTCTTTTCTCTCATCAGATGCAGTTTGTATAAATTTTATTCGATAAGGTAAAAGCGGGGTGAGAGGCTCTGTGTTCTCTGGGAAGTAGAGGTCCGGATAATagtgtttccatggaaacagaaaGGGTTTTCGTGTACACTGACagtgttagcattagcagtTAGCTTTTTCTGTGGAGTAATCACCTGGTCTGTGTTCCTCACAGGTGGAGCTGACCAGCCTCAAGGTAAATCTactcttcttctactttttttctttcttttttctttctcttttctctttttttctttattttcctcttcctgttcttgttcctccttcTTCTCCCTCTACTTCCccctcttcttctgcttcctcttcttttttttctgcttccttttttgtcatctttatcctctttttttttgcttttttccactttttctttcttatcttCCTCTTTTCTCTACCTCTTCTGcctcttctttttctaaattgatttctttctttttcaaatatttcttcCTTCTGTCCGTCTTCTTCTACTTCTCccacttcttttctttctctccttcctcttcctcctcttctgtaGCATAAATGTTTTCACTCAGGACTTGGTGAGTGGAAGAAGACCTGAGTGGGTCTATGACTGTGATCCAGTCTTTACAAACCACCAGTCtgacacacctgaatcagaccTGCTGTGTCTAGAGACGTCTGatggagatgtgtgtgtgtgtgtgttttcctgcatttgtgtgtttgagtgccCCTGCGGGTGTTTTGGGGTTTCCCTCCATCTATGTGCGTTTCCTGCTTCCCTTCATGGAGGAAGCTGTGCTCACGCAGCTCTTTTATCTTTCATTGGTGGTAAAACTTGTCAGGCTGCTTCTGGATGACCTCTCGTGTTGTTTAAACCCAGGGAGGCTGTAGCAGCCGTGTCTGGTTCTGCAGACGGTTTCTGGTCCTGAATGTGGCGGTGCTGTGTTTTTCCTTCACTCTGGTAGCCCAGGTCTGGTTCCTCTGGCTAAAACCTGCTGCCgttgtgttgttgttgcagATCCAGACCTGTGGGACCAGATCCTGAAGAAGCTAAATGCTAACATACCAGAGGAGTTCTATGTGTGGCTCTCCAACTTAAAGCAAATCTTAACGCCTCTCGTAGACAGAGTCGCGGACCTCCTGCAGGCTCTGCCCTGACCCGTCAGGATCAGGAGATTTGATGGACTTACCTtcataaaatgatgatgatggtggagtgGACCACCGCTGTGTGATAAAACCAGTTACTGTGTCTGGTTCTGTTGGGATTATTgggagtgtgtggtatgaggtGTCAGTGAGTGAGCCGTCTCGACTTCATTCCTGT
This DNA window, taken from Melanotaenia boesemani isolate fMelBoe1 chromosome 24, fMelBoe1.pri, whole genome shotgun sequence, encodes the following:
- the cd99 gene encoding CD99 molecule isoform X3, with amino-acid sequence MKSVLRFAFVLFLVSGTLTQDEFDLSDALGDPEPSTAKPKEQPKAPGKPNSGGELDLSDAFGPDDPPTKKPKKPSSGDFGGPDEFDLSDALKPDPNPKPDKPADKPTRSGGGGGSFGDSDLLDVADSGYKPDGGRSGGRAQDPAPDHQGGADQPQDPDLWDQILKKLNANIPEEFYVWLSNLKQILTPLVDRVADLLQALP
- the cd99 gene encoding CD99 molecule isoform X1; its protein translation is MKSVLRFAFVLFLVSGTLTQDEFDLSDALGDPEPSTAKPKEQPKAPGKPNSGGELDLSDAFGPDDPPTKKPKKPSSGDFGGPDEFDLSDALKPDPNPKPDKPADKPTRSGGGGGSFGDSDLLDVADSGYKPDGGRSGGRAQDPAPDHQGGADQPQEAAGSGQIAGIVSAIGVALMGAASSYIAYQKKKLCFKMQGGADPESGKGHQGTQSEPQVLSNLLQTN
- the cd99 gene encoding CD99 molecule isoform X2; the encoded protein is MKSVLRFAFVLFLVSGTLTQDEFDLSDALGDPEPSTAKPKEQPKAPGKPNSGGELDLSDAFGPDDPPTKKPKKPSSGDFDEFDLSDALKPDPNPKPDKPADKPTRSGGGGGSFGDSDLLDVADSGYKPDGGRSGGRAQDPAPDHQGGADQPQEAAGSGQIAGIVSAIGVALMGAASSYIAYQKKKLCFKMQGGADPESGKGHQGTQSEPQVLSNLLQTN